From a single Trachemys scripta elegans isolate TJP31775 chromosome 17, CAS_Tse_1.0, whole genome shotgun sequence genomic region:
- the CAMSAP1 gene encoding calmodulin-regulated spectrin-associated protein 1 isoform X3: MVDVDVCAIGDSTRRKMDALTDSAVEIVPLELYDSARAKIAANLQWICAKAYGIDNIPEELKDPFYIDQYEQEHIKPPVIKLLLSSELYCRVCSLILKGDQVAALQGHQSVIQALSRKGIYVMESDDTPVSESDLACAPIKMSSHMAMIDALMMAYTVEMISIEKVVASVKRFSTFSASKELPYDLEDAMVFWINKVNLKMREITEKEVKLKQQLLESPGHQKSPSKWYWKLVPVRYRRDHLSSRQLPYFPLLEDLMKDGSDGAALLAVIHYYCPEQMKLDDICLKEVTSIADSLYNIQLLREFSNEYLNKCFYLTLEDMLYAPLVLKPNVMVFIAELFWWFENVKPDFVQPRDIQEIKDAKTVLQQKSSRPPVPISNATKRSFMASPASTSPADLQPSIQLPPEACNSGKGSPAFSPSHPLLPLRQKQQKSLQGEDSSGHRHRSNSLTRVDGQPRGSVLAWPEKKPRPLSQPTPFALHHATSSDVDPGSGDSISLARSISKDSLASNIVNLTPKHQSHPSSIKTNGKSLLNNVEIEDEDEELIAIIRSDEIPDRGDLELKSVSSRAPSLVATAWSSKTQSEAIESKPDSFYLEPLMPAVLKPAKEKQMINKEDECGEGKQRGFITKRLNEGHLPMVRKKANSSHGDHDINRTFTPISSSDFTAVAGPCTADSLTLSEAGLETPSPLASSSLDPSSQEQSTGGFFLHTAKVDEDVTSKVNVSYVKNTNPHVPSTTWTMMRQDSDSDLDAEVAEQDLVVVDDHPVVTKYIGEEESAKLQEDMKVKEHEDKDDASGRSSPCLSTISQVSSVSMTSGSVRMTNFAERKLQRLNSYETKSSTSSSQKTTPDGSESCPAPLTTWKQKREQSPTRQNKDNVNLLASELVQLHMQLEEKRRAIEAQKKKMEALSARQRLKLGKAAFLHVVKKGKAVDVPQPLKPEHLAKEYSRNSGEDLDEVSLSSKSEEFLVREEEREEMLYDSQEVTKVKMQENIAFVELHKPKESAAMHEIEKSKIISAALLEDNGTEVVDINECDLSIEKLNETISTLQQAILKISHQQELLMKSPTVPSPSTRNNSQDQKVKPSIHFVEPLSPTGMSNLRKPPRLGQGRSPRSGKPVELKVAKDRHQNSTRIKTPTQSVETLPHLRPFPSNNPFRTPTETSFENSPDHGSGSQDKFFFDSYRRHDESNQRACVLSTSKDANIISEMSKDVNSSLKEGLNSSDGSGKENVPVDEPLRSKVNLIEVDLSDLKAPDEEGEIESQDSSTDIINEGDQKSGLGFFFKDEQKAEDELAKKRAAFLLKQQRKAEEARIRKQQLEAEVEQKRDEARRKAEEDRIRKEEEKARRELIKQEYLRKKQQQILEEQGLGKPKSKPKKPRPKSVHREESYSDSGTKCSSTPDNLSSAQSGSSLSLASAATTEPESIHSGGTPSQRVESMESLPILSRNPSRNTERDWENASTASSIASVAEYTGPKLFKEPSSKSNKPIIHNAISHCCLAGKVNEPHKNSILEELEKCDANHYIILFRDAGCQFRALYCYYPDTEEIYKLTGTGPKSINKKMIDKLYKYSSDRKQFNVIPAKTMSVSVDALTIHNYLWQAKRPAVPKKTQTRK, translated from the exons atgGTGGATGTTGATGTTTGTGCCATTGGAGATAGCACCAGAAGAAAAATGGATGCCCTGACAGATAGTGCGGTTGAGATTGTCCCTTTGGAGCTCTATGATTCAGCCAGAGCAAAAATAGCTGCTAATCTGCAATGGATCTGTGCTAAAGCCTATGGAATAG ATAATATCCCAGAAGAGCTGAAGGACCCATTTTACATAGACCAGTATGAGCAAGAACATATTAAACCACCTGTCATCAAGCTGTTGCTGTCCAGTGAGCTATACTGTCGTGTCTGTAGCCTCATTCTAAAAGGGGATCAGGTGGCTGCTCTGCAGGGACACCAGTCAGTGATTCAGGCTCTGTCTCGGAAAGGGATTTACGTCATGGAGAGTGATGATACCCCTGTCTCTGAATCTGATCTCGCCTGTGCACCAATCAAAATG AGTTCTCATATGGCAATGATTGATGCTCTAATGATGGCATACACTGTAGAAATGATCAGCATTGAAAAGGTGGTTGCTAGTGTCAAACGTTTTTCTACGTTCAGTGCCTCAAAAGAACTACCCTATGATCTGGAAGATGCAATGGTTTTCTGGATTAATAAG GTGAACCTTAAAATGAGAGAGATAACAGAGAAAGAGGTCAAATTAAAACAGCAATTACTGGAAAGCCCAGGTCACCAAaag TCTCCTTCCAAATGGTATTGGAAATTAGTACCT gtgcgtTATCGACGAGACCATCTTTCAAGCAGGCAATTACCTTATTTCCCATTACTTGAAGACCTGATGAAGGATGGCAGTGATGGTGCTGCTCTTCTAGCTGTGATACACTATTATTGCCCAGAACAAATGAAGCTGGATG ATATCTGTTTGAAGGAGGTAACCTCAATTGCAGACAGCCTCTATAATATTCAGCTTCTGAGAGAATTCTCAAATGAATATCTAAACAAATGTTTTTACCTTACATTGGAGGACATGCTATATGCTCCTTTAGTTCTGAAG cctaatGTTATGGTTTTCATTGCGGAACTATTCTGGTGGTTTGAGAATGTCAAGCCAGACTTTGTACAGCCCAGGGACATTCAAGAAATAAAAGATG CTAAAACAGTGTTGCAGCAGAAGAGCAGTCGTCCACCTGTTCCTATTTCCAATGCAACTAAACGAAGTTTCATGGCTAGTCCGGCTAGTACAAGTCCAGCAGACCTGCAGCCTTCAATTCAGCTACCCCCAGAAGCTTGCAACAG tgGCAAAGGAAGCCCTGCCTTTAGCCCATCCCATCCATTACTGCCTTTGAGACAGAAGCAACAGAAATCATTGCAAGGGGAGGATAGCTCCG gTCATCGACATCGTTCTAATTCTTTGACACGAGTTGATGGGCAGCCACGAGGTTCAGTTCTTGCATGGCCAGAGAAAAAACCCAG GCCTCTGTCTCAGCCAACACCGTTTGCTCTTCATCATGCCACAAGTAGCGATGTGGACCCTGGATCTGGTGATAGCATTAGCCTGGCTAGATCAATCAGTAAAGACAGCCTAGCTTCAAATATTGTCAATCTAACTCCAAAACACCAGTCTCATCCTTCATCAATTAAAACGAATGGAAAAAGCTTACTGAACAATGTTGAAATTGAGGATGAAGATGAAGAACTTATTGCAATAATCAGATCTGATGAAATACCAGACCGGGGTGACCTCGAACTGAAGAGTGTATCATCCAGGGCACCTAGCCTAGTTGCAACCGCATGGTCTTCAAAAACACAAAGTGAGGCCATAGAAAGCAAACCAGATAGTTTTTACTTAGAACCTTTAATGCCTGCAGTCCTAAAAccagcaaaggaaaaacaaatgatcAATAAAGAGGATGAGTGTGGCGAGGGGAAACAAAGGGGCTTCATAACAAAAAGGCTAAATGAGGGGCACCTCCCTATGGTCCGTAAAAAAGCAAATAGCAGTCATGGTGATCATGATATCAATAGGACTTTTACTCCAATTTCTAGTTCTGATTTCACGGCAGTTGCAGGTCCCTGTACTGCAGATTCATTGACACTCTCCGAGGCAGGATTAGAAACTCCTAGTCCATTAGCTAGTAGCAGTTTAGATCCTTCATCTCAGGAGCAATCCACTGGAGGATTCTTCCTTCATACTGCCAAAGTTGATGAAGATGTAACAAGCAAAGTCAATGTCAGCTATGTGAAAAATACTAACCCACATGTTCCCAGTACCACATGGACTATGATGAGACAAGATTCTGATTCAGATCTCGATGCAGAGGTGGCTGAACAAGATTTGGTGGTGGTAGATGACCATCCAGTAGTCACTAAATACATAGGTGAAGAGGAATCAGCAAAGTTACAAGAGGATATGAAGGTAAAGGAACACGAAGATAAGGATGATGCCAGTGGACGTTCAAGTCCATGTCTGAGTACAATTTCTCAAGTTAGCAGTGTGTCCATGACTAGTGGGAGTGTCAGAATGACTAACTTTGCAGAACGGAAGCTCCAAAGACTTAATAGCTATGAAACAAAGTCCAGTACAAGTAGTTCCCAAAAGACCACACCAGATGGGTCAGAGAGCTGCCCAGCACCATTAACGACTTGGAAACAAAAGCGAGAGCAAAGCCCCACCagacaaaataaagataatgtCAATCTTTTGGCTTCTgaactggtgcagctccacaTGCAGTTGGAGGAGAAGCGAAGAGCAATAGaagctcaaaagaaaaaaatggaggcTTTGTCTGCTAGGCAGCGACTAAAGCTGGGTAAGGCAGCTTTTTTGCATGTTGTTAAAAAAGGGAAAGCTGTTGATGTTCCACAACCGCTTAAACCAGAACACTTAGCAAAAGAATACTCTCGGAACAGTGGTGAAGATTTAGATGAAGTTTCTTTGAGTTCAAAGTCTGAGGAATTTCTGgtaagagaggaagagagagaagaaatgctTTATGATTCACAAGAAGTAACAAAAGTGAAAATGCAAGAAAACATAGCTTTTGTTGAGCTACACAAACCAAAAGAATCTGCTGCTATGCATGAAATAGAAAAAAGCAAGATTATTTCTGCTGCTCTTCTAGAAGATAATGGGACTGAAGTGGTGGATATCAATGAATGTGATCTTTCCAttgaaaaactaaatgaaacaaTCAGTACACTTCAGCAGGCAATATTAAAGATTTCTCACCAGCAAGAACTTCTTATGAAATCTCCAACGGTACCATCACCAAGTACAAGAAATAACTCACAGGACCAAAAGGTAAAACCATCAATTCATTTTGTTGAACCCCTCTCTCCAACTGGAATGAGCAATCTTCGTAAACCACCTCGACTTGGTCAAGGGCGGAGTCCTCGCTCTGGAAAACCAGTTGAACTGAAAGTTGCTAAAGACAGACATCAAAACTCCACACGTATTAAAACCCCAACACAAAGTGTAGAAACCTTACCACATTTAAgaccatttccatctaataatcCATTCAGGACACCAACAGAAACTAGTTTTGAAAATAGTCCAGATCACGGAAGTGGCTCTCAAGATAAGTTTTTCTTTGATAGCTATAGACGCCATGATGAGAGTAATCAACGGGCATGTGTTCTTTCTACTTCCAAAGATGCAAATATTATCTCTGAAATGAGCAAAGATGTGAATAGCAGCTTAAAAGAGGGATTAAATTCTTCCGATGGCTCAGGAAAAGAAAACGTCCCAGTGGATGAACCACTAAGAAGCAAGGTTAATCTCATAGAAGTAGACCTGTCTGACTTAAAAGCCCCGGATGAAGAAGGAGAAATTGAAAGCCAGGATAGCTCTACAGACATAATTAATGAAGGTGATCAGAAGTCTGGGCTAGGGTTTTTCTTCAAG GATGAACAGAAAGCAGAAGATGAACTAGCAAAAAAGCGCGCAGCATTCCTTTTAAAACAGCAGCGAAAAGCTGAAGAGGCTCGGATCCGAAAACAGCAGCTTGAGGCAGAAGTTGAACAAAAAAGAGACGAAGCCCG TCGCAAAGCTGAAGAGGACCGAATACgtaaagaggaagagaaggccCGAAGAGAACTCATCAAACAAGAATACTTGaggaaaaaacagcagcaaatttTGGAAGAGCAAGGCCTTGGAAAACCCAAATCAAAACCCAAGAAACCTAGGCCCAAATCTGTCCATCGAGAAGAATCATACAGTGATTCAGGAACAAAGTGTTCTTCCACAC CTGATAATCTGAGTAGTGCTCAGTCTGGTTCCAGCCTGTCTTTGGCCTCAGCAGCAACTACTGAACCTGAAAGCATACACTCTGGTGGCACGCCTTCCCAACG AGTAGAGTCAATGGAATCCTTACCAATATTGAGTAGGAATCCAAgcagaaacacagagagagattgGGAAAATGCGTCAACAGCATCTTCAATTGCTTCAGTGGCAGAGTACACAG gtccaaaattatttaaagaaCCCAGCAGCAAGTCAAACAAACCAATTATTCACAACGCTATATCTCATTGCTGTCTTGCTGGAAAAGTGAATGAACCACATAAGAATTCAATATTAGAG
- the CAMSAP1 gene encoding calmodulin-regulated spectrin-associated protein 1 isoform X2, which produces MVDVDVCAIGDSTRRKMDALTDSAVEIVPLELYDSARAKIAANLQWICAKAYGIDNIPEELKDPFYIDQYEQEHIKPPVIKLLLSSELYCRVCSLILKGDQVAALQGHQSVIQALSRKGIYVMESDDTPVSESDLACAPIKMSSHMAMIDALMMAYTVEMISIEKVVASVKRFSTFSASKELPYDLEDAMVFWINKVNLKMREITEKEVKLKQQLLESPGHQKVRYRRDHLSSRQLPYFPLLEDLMKDGSDGAALLAVIHYYCPEQMKLDDICLKEVTSIADSLYNIQLLREFSNEYLNKCFYLTLEDMLYAPLVLKPNVMVFIAELFWWFENVKPDFVQPRDIQEIKDAKTVLQQKSSRPPVPISNATKRSFMASPASTSPADLQPSIQLPPEACNRYYLHPEESDYLGKGSPAFSPSHPLLPLRQKQQKSLQGEDSSGHRHRSNSLTRVDGQPRGSVLAWPEKKPRPLSQPTPFALHHATSSDVDPGSGDSISLARSISKDSLASNIVNLTPKHQSHPSSIKTNGKSLLNNVEIEDEDEELIAIIRSDEIPDRGDLELKSVSSRAPSLVATAWSSKTQSEAIESKPDSFYLEPLMPAVLKPAKEKQMINKEDECGEGKQRGFITKRLNEGHLPMVRKKANSSHGDHDINRTFTPISSSDFTAVAGPCTADSLTLSEAGLETPSPLASSSLDPSSQEQSTGGFFLHTAKVDEDVTSKVNVSYVKNTNPHVPSTTWTMMRQDSDSDLDAEVAEQDLVVVDDHPVVTKYIGEEESAKLQEDMKVKEHEDKDDASGRSSPCLSTISQVSSVSMTSGSVRMTNFAERKLQRLNSYETKSSTSSSQKTTPDGSESCPAPLTTWKQKREQSPTRQNKDNVNLLASELVQLHMQLEEKRRAIEAQKKKMEALSARQRLKLGKAAFLHVVKKGKAVDVPQPLKPEHLAKEYSRNSGEDLDEVSLSSKSEEFLVREEEREEMLYDSQEVTKVKMQENIAFVELHKPKESAAMHEIEKSKIISAALLEDNGTEVVDINECDLSIEKLNETISTLQQAILKISHQQELLMKSPTVPSPSTRNNSQDQKVKPSIHFVEPLSPTGMSNLRKPPRLGQGRSPRSGKPVELKVAKDRHQNSTRIKTPTQSVETLPHLRPFPSNNPFRTPTETSFENSPDHGSGSQDKFFFDSYRRHDESNQRACVLSTSKDANIISEMSKDVNSSLKEGLNSSDGSGKENVPVDEPLRSKVNLIEVDLSDLKAPDEEGEIESQDSSTDIINEGDQKSGLGFFFKDEQKAEDELAKKRAAFLLKQQRKAEEARIRKQQLEAEVEQKRDEARRKAEEDRIRKEEEKARRELIKQEYLRKKQQQILEEQGLGKPKSKPKKPRPKSVHREESYSDSGTKCSSTPDNLSSAQSGSSLSLASAATTEPESIHSGGTPSQRVESMESLPILSRNPSRNTERDWENASTASSIASVAEYTGPKLFKEPSSKSNKPIIHNAISHCCLAGKVNEPHKNSILEELEKCDANHYIILFRDAGCQFRALYCYYPDTEEIYKLTGTGPKSINKKMIDKLYKYSSDRKQFNVIPAKTMSVSVDALTIHNYLWQAKRPAVPKKTQTRK; this is translated from the exons atgGTGGATGTTGATGTTTGTGCCATTGGAGATAGCACCAGAAGAAAAATGGATGCCCTGACAGATAGTGCGGTTGAGATTGTCCCTTTGGAGCTCTATGATTCAGCCAGAGCAAAAATAGCTGCTAATCTGCAATGGATCTGTGCTAAAGCCTATGGAATAG ATAATATCCCAGAAGAGCTGAAGGACCCATTTTACATAGACCAGTATGAGCAAGAACATATTAAACCACCTGTCATCAAGCTGTTGCTGTCCAGTGAGCTATACTGTCGTGTCTGTAGCCTCATTCTAAAAGGGGATCAGGTGGCTGCTCTGCAGGGACACCAGTCAGTGATTCAGGCTCTGTCTCGGAAAGGGATTTACGTCATGGAGAGTGATGATACCCCTGTCTCTGAATCTGATCTCGCCTGTGCACCAATCAAAATG AGTTCTCATATGGCAATGATTGATGCTCTAATGATGGCATACACTGTAGAAATGATCAGCATTGAAAAGGTGGTTGCTAGTGTCAAACGTTTTTCTACGTTCAGTGCCTCAAAAGAACTACCCTATGATCTGGAAGATGCAATGGTTTTCTGGATTAATAAG GTGAACCTTAAAATGAGAGAGATAACAGAGAAAGAGGTCAAATTAAAACAGCAATTACTGGAAAGCCCAGGTCACCAAaag gtgcgtTATCGACGAGACCATCTTTCAAGCAGGCAATTACCTTATTTCCCATTACTTGAAGACCTGATGAAGGATGGCAGTGATGGTGCTGCTCTTCTAGCTGTGATACACTATTATTGCCCAGAACAAATGAAGCTGGATG ATATCTGTTTGAAGGAGGTAACCTCAATTGCAGACAGCCTCTATAATATTCAGCTTCTGAGAGAATTCTCAAATGAATATCTAAACAAATGTTTTTACCTTACATTGGAGGACATGCTATATGCTCCTTTAGTTCTGAAG cctaatGTTATGGTTTTCATTGCGGAACTATTCTGGTGGTTTGAGAATGTCAAGCCAGACTTTGTACAGCCCAGGGACATTCAAGAAATAAAAGATG CTAAAACAGTGTTGCAGCAGAAGAGCAGTCGTCCACCTGTTCCTATTTCCAATGCAACTAAACGAAGTTTCATGGCTAGTCCGGCTAGTACAAGTCCAGCAGACCTGCAGCCTTCAATTCAGCTACCCCCAGAAGCTTGCAACAGGTATTACCTGCACCCTGAAGAATCTGACTATCT tgGCAAAGGAAGCCCTGCCTTTAGCCCATCCCATCCATTACTGCCTTTGAGACAGAAGCAACAGAAATCATTGCAAGGGGAGGATAGCTCCG gTCATCGACATCGTTCTAATTCTTTGACACGAGTTGATGGGCAGCCACGAGGTTCAGTTCTTGCATGGCCAGAGAAAAAACCCAG GCCTCTGTCTCAGCCAACACCGTTTGCTCTTCATCATGCCACAAGTAGCGATGTGGACCCTGGATCTGGTGATAGCATTAGCCTGGCTAGATCAATCAGTAAAGACAGCCTAGCTTCAAATATTGTCAATCTAACTCCAAAACACCAGTCTCATCCTTCATCAATTAAAACGAATGGAAAAAGCTTACTGAACAATGTTGAAATTGAGGATGAAGATGAAGAACTTATTGCAATAATCAGATCTGATGAAATACCAGACCGGGGTGACCTCGAACTGAAGAGTGTATCATCCAGGGCACCTAGCCTAGTTGCAACCGCATGGTCTTCAAAAACACAAAGTGAGGCCATAGAAAGCAAACCAGATAGTTTTTACTTAGAACCTTTAATGCCTGCAGTCCTAAAAccagcaaaggaaaaacaaatgatcAATAAAGAGGATGAGTGTGGCGAGGGGAAACAAAGGGGCTTCATAACAAAAAGGCTAAATGAGGGGCACCTCCCTATGGTCCGTAAAAAAGCAAATAGCAGTCATGGTGATCATGATATCAATAGGACTTTTACTCCAATTTCTAGTTCTGATTTCACGGCAGTTGCAGGTCCCTGTACTGCAGATTCATTGACACTCTCCGAGGCAGGATTAGAAACTCCTAGTCCATTAGCTAGTAGCAGTTTAGATCCTTCATCTCAGGAGCAATCCACTGGAGGATTCTTCCTTCATACTGCCAAAGTTGATGAAGATGTAACAAGCAAAGTCAATGTCAGCTATGTGAAAAATACTAACCCACATGTTCCCAGTACCACATGGACTATGATGAGACAAGATTCTGATTCAGATCTCGATGCAGAGGTGGCTGAACAAGATTTGGTGGTGGTAGATGACCATCCAGTAGTCACTAAATACATAGGTGAAGAGGAATCAGCAAAGTTACAAGAGGATATGAAGGTAAAGGAACACGAAGATAAGGATGATGCCAGTGGACGTTCAAGTCCATGTCTGAGTACAATTTCTCAAGTTAGCAGTGTGTCCATGACTAGTGGGAGTGTCAGAATGACTAACTTTGCAGAACGGAAGCTCCAAAGACTTAATAGCTATGAAACAAAGTCCAGTACAAGTAGTTCCCAAAAGACCACACCAGATGGGTCAGAGAGCTGCCCAGCACCATTAACGACTTGGAAACAAAAGCGAGAGCAAAGCCCCACCagacaaaataaagataatgtCAATCTTTTGGCTTCTgaactggtgcagctccacaTGCAGTTGGAGGAGAAGCGAAGAGCAATAGaagctcaaaagaaaaaaatggaggcTTTGTCTGCTAGGCAGCGACTAAAGCTGGGTAAGGCAGCTTTTTTGCATGTTGTTAAAAAAGGGAAAGCTGTTGATGTTCCACAACCGCTTAAACCAGAACACTTAGCAAAAGAATACTCTCGGAACAGTGGTGAAGATTTAGATGAAGTTTCTTTGAGTTCAAAGTCTGAGGAATTTCTGgtaagagaggaagagagagaagaaatgctTTATGATTCACAAGAAGTAACAAAAGTGAAAATGCAAGAAAACATAGCTTTTGTTGAGCTACACAAACCAAAAGAATCTGCTGCTATGCATGAAATAGAAAAAAGCAAGATTATTTCTGCTGCTCTTCTAGAAGATAATGGGACTGAAGTGGTGGATATCAATGAATGTGATCTTTCCAttgaaaaactaaatgaaacaaTCAGTACACTTCAGCAGGCAATATTAAAGATTTCTCACCAGCAAGAACTTCTTATGAAATCTCCAACGGTACCATCACCAAGTACAAGAAATAACTCACAGGACCAAAAGGTAAAACCATCAATTCATTTTGTTGAACCCCTCTCTCCAACTGGAATGAGCAATCTTCGTAAACCACCTCGACTTGGTCAAGGGCGGAGTCCTCGCTCTGGAAAACCAGTTGAACTGAAAGTTGCTAAAGACAGACATCAAAACTCCACACGTATTAAAACCCCAACACAAAGTGTAGAAACCTTACCACATTTAAgaccatttccatctaataatcCATTCAGGACACCAACAGAAACTAGTTTTGAAAATAGTCCAGATCACGGAAGTGGCTCTCAAGATAAGTTTTTCTTTGATAGCTATAGACGCCATGATGAGAGTAATCAACGGGCATGTGTTCTTTCTACTTCCAAAGATGCAAATATTATCTCTGAAATGAGCAAAGATGTGAATAGCAGCTTAAAAGAGGGATTAAATTCTTCCGATGGCTCAGGAAAAGAAAACGTCCCAGTGGATGAACCACTAAGAAGCAAGGTTAATCTCATAGAAGTAGACCTGTCTGACTTAAAAGCCCCGGATGAAGAAGGAGAAATTGAAAGCCAGGATAGCTCTACAGACATAATTAATGAAGGTGATCAGAAGTCTGGGCTAGGGTTTTTCTTCAAG GATGAACAGAAAGCAGAAGATGAACTAGCAAAAAAGCGCGCAGCATTCCTTTTAAAACAGCAGCGAAAAGCTGAAGAGGCTCGGATCCGAAAACAGCAGCTTGAGGCAGAAGTTGAACAAAAAAGAGACGAAGCCCG TCGCAAAGCTGAAGAGGACCGAATACgtaaagaggaagagaaggccCGAAGAGAACTCATCAAACAAGAATACTTGaggaaaaaacagcagcaaatttTGGAAGAGCAAGGCCTTGGAAAACCCAAATCAAAACCCAAGAAACCTAGGCCCAAATCTGTCCATCGAGAAGAATCATACAGTGATTCAGGAACAAAGTGTTCTTCCACAC CTGATAATCTGAGTAGTGCTCAGTCTGGTTCCAGCCTGTCTTTGGCCTCAGCAGCAACTACTGAACCTGAAAGCATACACTCTGGTGGCACGCCTTCCCAACG AGTAGAGTCAATGGAATCCTTACCAATATTGAGTAGGAATCCAAgcagaaacacagagagagattgGGAAAATGCGTCAACAGCATCTTCAATTGCTTCAGTGGCAGAGTACACAG gtccaaaattatttaaagaaCCCAGCAGCAAGTCAAACAAACCAATTATTCACAACGCTATATCTCATTGCTGTCTTGCTGGAAAAGTGAATGAACCACATAAGAATTCAATATTAGAG